From Panthera tigris isolate Pti1 chromosome D3, P.tigris_Pti1_mat1.1, whole genome shotgun sequence, one genomic window encodes:
- the DERL3 gene encoding derlin-3 isoform X1 — translation MAWQGLAAEFLQVPAVTRTYTAACVLTTAAVQLELLSPFQLYFNPHLVFRKFQVWRLVTNFLFFGPLGFSFFFNMLFVFRYCRMLEEGSFRGRTADFVFMFLFGGVLMTLLGLLGSLFFLGQALTVMLVYVWSRRNPRVRVNFFGLLTFQAPFLPWALMGFSLLLGNSILVDLLGIAVGHIYYFLEDVFPNQPGGKRLLLTPNFLRAACTCLLRPSTPRRLALLHCSPIKCLPTSAWSPAQHSSL, via the exons ATGGCGTGGCAGGGACTGGCGGCCGAGTTCCTGCAGGTGCCAGCGGTGACGCGGACCTACACCGCGGCCTGTGTCCTTACCACCGCTGCTGTG CAACTGGAGCTCCTCAGCCCCTTCCAGCTCTATTTCAACCCGCACCTCGTGTTCCGGAAGTTTCAG GTCTGGAGGCTCGTCACCAACTTCCTCTTCTTTGGGCCCCTGGGATTCAGCTTCTTCTTCAACATGCTCTTCGT GTTTCGCTACTGCCGCATGCTGGAGGAGGGCTCCTTCCGTGGCCGCACGGCCGACTTCGTCTTCATGTTTCTCTTCGGGGGCGTCCTCATGACC ctgctggggctcctgggcagccTGTTCTTCTTGGGCCAGGCCCTCACTGTCATGCTGGTGTATGTCTGGAGCCGCCGCAACCCCCGAGTGAGGGTCAACTTCTTTGGCCTCCTCACCTTCCAGGCACCATTCCTGCCCTGGGCACTCATGGGTTTCTCACTGCTGCTGGGCAACTCAATCCTTGTCGACCTGCTGG GGATTGCTGTGGGCCACATTTACTACTTCCTAGAGGATGTTTTCCCCAACCAGCCTGGAGGCAAGAGGTTGCTGCTGACCCCCAATTTCCT ccgGGCAGCCTGCACCTGTCTCTTGAGGCCCAGCACCCCCAGAAGGCTGGCCCTGCTCCACTGCAGCCCTATCAAGTGTCTGCCCacctcagcctggagccctgcACAGCACAGTTCCCTCTGA
- the DERL3 gene encoding derlin-3 isoform X2, translating into MAWQGLAAEFLQVPAVTRTYTAACVLTTAAVQLELLSPFQLYFNPHLVFRKFQVWRLVTNFLFFGPLGFSFFFNMLFVFRYCRMLEEGSFRGRTADFVFMFLFGGVLMTLLGLLGSLFFLGQALTVMLVYVWSRRNPRVRVNFFGLLTFQAPFLPWALMGFSLLLGNSILVDLLGIAVGHIYYFLEDVFPNQPGGKRLLLTPNFLKLLLDAREEDPNYLPLPEEQPGRLQQ; encoded by the exons ATGGCGTGGCAGGGACTGGCGGCCGAGTTCCTGCAGGTGCCAGCGGTGACGCGGACCTACACCGCGGCCTGTGTCCTTACCACCGCTGCTGTG CAACTGGAGCTCCTCAGCCCCTTCCAGCTCTATTTCAACCCGCACCTCGTGTTCCGGAAGTTTCAG GTCTGGAGGCTCGTCACCAACTTCCTCTTCTTTGGGCCCCTGGGATTCAGCTTCTTCTTCAACATGCTCTTCGT GTTTCGCTACTGCCGCATGCTGGAGGAGGGCTCCTTCCGTGGCCGCACGGCCGACTTCGTCTTCATGTTTCTCTTCGGGGGCGTCCTCATGACC ctgctggggctcctgggcagccTGTTCTTCTTGGGCCAGGCCCTCACTGTCATGCTGGTGTATGTCTGGAGCCGCCGCAACCCCCGAGTGAGGGTCAACTTCTTTGGCCTCCTCACCTTCCAGGCACCATTCCTGCCCTGGGCACTCATGGGTTTCTCACTGCTGCTGGGCAACTCAATCCTTGTCGACCTGCTGG GGATTGCTGTGGGCCACATTTACTACTTCCTAGAGGATGTTTTCCCCAACCAGCCTGGAGGCAAGAGGTTGCTGCTGACCCCCAATTTCCT GAAGCTGCTACTGGATGCCCGAGAGGAGGACCCCAATTACCTGCCCCTCCCGGAGGAGCAGCCAGGACGCCTGCAGCAATGA